One segment of Peromyscus leucopus breed LL Stock chromosome 5, UCI_PerLeu_2.1, whole genome shotgun sequence DNA contains the following:
- the LOC114689148 gene encoding syntaxin-3 has protein sequence MKDRLEQLKAKQLTQEDDTDEVEIAIDNTAFMDEFFSEIEETRLNIDKISESVEEAKKLYSIILSAPIPEPKTKDDLEQLTTEIKKRANNVRNKLKSMEKHIEEDEVRSSADLRIRKSQHSVLSRKFVEVMTKYNEAQVDFRERSKGRIQRQLEITGKKTTDEELEEMLESGNPTIFTSGIIDSQISKQALSEIEGRHKDIVRLESSIKELHDMFMDIAMLVENQGEMLDNIELNVMHTVDHVEKARDETKKAMKYQGQARKKLIIIIVVVVVLLSILALIIGLSVGLK, from the coding sequence ATGAAGGACCGGCTGGAGCAGCTGAAGGCCAAGCAGCTGACTCAGGAAGATGACACTGACGAGGTGGAGATTGCTATCGACAATACAGCCTTCATGGATGAGTTCTTTTCTGAGATTGAGGAAACTCGGCTCAACATTGACAAGATCTCAGAGAGTGTGGAGGAAGCGAAGAAGCTCTACAGTATCATTCTCTCTGCACCGATTCCAGAGCCAAAAACCAAAGACGACCttgaacagctcacaactgagaTCAAGAAAAGAGCCAACAATGTCCGGAACAAGCTGAAGAGTATGGAGAAGCATATTGAAGAAGATGAGGTCCGATCATCAGCAGACCTTAGGATCCGAAAGTCCCAGCATTCCGTCCTCTCTCGGAAGTTTGTGGAGGTGATGACAAAGTACAACGAGGCTCAGGTGGACTTCCGTGAACGCAGCAAAGGGCGCATCCAGCGGCAGCTTGAAATTACTGGCAAGAAGACAACCGATGAGGAGCTGGAAGAGATGCTGGAGAGTGGTAACCCTACCATCTTCACTTCTGGGATCATCGACTCGCAGATTTCTAAGCAAGCCCTCAGTGAGATTGAGGGTCGACACAAGGATATCGTGAGGCTGGAGAGCAGCATCAAGGAGCTCCACGACATGTTTATGGACATCGCCATGCTGGTGGAGAATCAGGGTGAGATGTTAGATAACATAGAGTTGAATGTCATGCACACCGTGGACCATGTGGAGAAGGCACGGGATGAAACTAAAAAAGCCATGAAGTATCAGGGTCAAGCTCGGAAGAAATTGATAATTATCATTGTGGTAGTAGTTGTGTTGCTGAGCATTTTAGCGTTGATTATTGGACTGTCCGTTGGGCTGAAGTAG